One genomic segment of Candidatus Schekmanbacteria bacterium includes these proteins:
- a CDS encoding P-loop ATPase, giving the protein MNNFINQKITTANTIALIKVGLLGVLSAESWYFSKIIASKINIYVASSGYEFSALIISLLLLFLVIIYLIARDFYLTITKIIRSKRIDVAIMFFTGILISASFSGIGSNIYTKIVASLTTQQLLILILLPIVLAFLLFARAIILRIYKKDSEIPFFLSDIEQKSKDDDLLDFSEGAERFAERVYNQGSPDSMVFGIDAPWGIGKSTFINLCKEYWNTKYNKEIIIYSFNPLRYENRENLLEKFVDGLIRVINKNVFTPEIRPIISKYSRFIGSKKVTFPFFGLNFEISPGNYTVDDAFDDLESTLSTFNRKVIIVVDDLDRLDFHTIKDILFVIKKSFTLPNISYAICYDTDNISLLEKEQIRTEKITEFLEKFVNVKVSLYLDNQVLIKYVSENLAKVLTGNSQADPVLISKAVGGLIDIYKSKDYHQYLPFVGDVRKLKRLINTMSLFELEKTDFENSDFDKQDLIHLLLIYINYPNIFRKIYNTETHGKRGFFSVQLPYDDDYPKSGKSIEHEYKNSEAYKKYIEHLSENQQFLLNKVFDVSKRLSQIKIDNTPQEIASSYACFNGGWTDNRNLEEYLNLIVRLSKPQKRSQHKFYLNCKNEVLQGKPVKEILEREEFSDTNNELSHELFWRVITNSLSEFNSQVGSNLIIYLLNNITNHSFFSNKDIGVGLRDDLVFFLIKLLDQVGWSDSNGKHYNNTEEYISEITEWVFGEKRHKDEGVISTLGMEERGVLGLYDLLVFRLYCSADRGGHEFNLQRALSKHSDPKAPTDGLLNNIAIVEIRKISQKIFQLFENQYINANKNIFDLIDRLTLPELTGKYISFVEAKVASGEVKDIDKRVAELKTRMKSFITYQLGNSMIKSGIGCGYYDQIGAQDKNGIKAKINNYLFDQCFNPVENLNNYEHFVDYLLINFANIFSPQDDRKYIPHIDEFTKVLDKEKLFEYWKNNSVAIRNLNLELKSKVVFTANYNASYKDDVINVYNELDKMMLEDKSETNA; this is encoded by the coding sequence ATGAACAACTTTATTAATCAAAAAATAACAACCGCAAATACTATAGCGCTGATAAAGGTAGGATTACTTGGTGTTTTGTCTGCAGAGTCTTGGTATTTTTCAAAGATAATTGCATCAAAGATTAATATATACGTTGCATCTAGTGGGTATGAATTTAGCGCATTGATTATTAGCCTACTATTACTATTTTTAGTTATTATATATTTGATTGCCAGAGATTTTTACTTAACCATCACAAAAATAATTAGAAGTAAGCGAATAGATGTCGCCATCATGTTTTTCACAGGAATTCTTATAAGTGCGTCGTTTAGTGGGATCGGTAGCAATATATATACCAAAATCGTTGCATCATTAACTACTCAACAGCTTCTAATATTAATTTTGTTACCAATAGTATTAGCCTTCCTGTTGTTTGCCCGGGCGATAATATTAAGAATCTATAAAAAAGATAGCGAGATACCATTTTTTTTAAGCGATATTGAACAAAAATCAAAGGACGATGATCTCCTTGATTTCTCTGAAGGAGCAGAGAGATTTGCTGAAAGGGTTTATAATCAAGGCTCGCCTGACAGTATGGTATTTGGCATTGATGCCCCTTGGGGTATTGGGAAATCGACATTCATAAATCTCTGCAAAGAGTATTGGAACACTAAATATAACAAGGAGATTATTATTTATTCTTTTAATCCATTGAGATATGAGAATAGAGAAAATCTACTAGAAAAATTTGTAGACGGGTTGATTCGTGTGATAAATAAAAATGTTTTTACCCCAGAAATACGGCCAATTATTTCTAAATATTCACGTTTTATAGGAAGTAAAAAAGTCACATTCCCATTTTTTGGATTAAATTTTGAGATATCGCCAGGTAATTATACTGTTGATGATGCGTTCGATGACCTTGAATCAACCCTCTCAACTTTTAATAGGAAAGTAATTATTGTTGTTGATGATCTCGATAGATTGGATTTCCACACTATTAAAGATATTTTGTTTGTAATTAAGAAGAGCTTTACTCTTCCAAATATTTCTTATGCAATTTGTTATGATACGGATAATATTAGTTTGCTAGAAAAGGAACAAATACGCACTGAAAAGATTACTGAATTTCTTGAAAAATTTGTAAATGTAAAAGTAAGTCTTTATCTCGATAACCAAGTTCTTATTAAGTATGTATCAGAAAATTTGGCAAAGGTCCTGACGGGAAATTCACAGGCTGATCCCGTGCTAATTTCTAAAGCAGTTGGGGGATTGATAGATATTTATAAATCTAAAGACTATCATCAATACTTGCCTTTTGTAGGCGATGTTAGAAAGTTGAAAAGATTAATAAATACGATGTCATTGTTTGAGCTTGAAAAGACCGATTTTGAAAACAGCGATTTTGATAAGCAGGATTTAATACACTTGTTACTGATCTATATTAATTATCCAAATATTTTTCGTAAAATATATAACACTGAGACACACGGGAAAAGAGGATTTTTCTCGGTTCAATTACCATACGATGATGATTACCCTAAGAGTGGCAAATCCATAGAACATGAATATAAAAATTCTGAAGCATATAAAAAATATATAGAACACCTTTCAGAGAATCAACAATTTCTACTAAATAAAGTGTTTGATGTATCCAAGAGGTTATCTCAGATAAAAATAGATAATACCCCCCAGGAAATTGCAAGCTCATACGCTTGTTTTAATGGAGGATGGACAGATAATCGAAATCTCGAAGAATATCTAAATTTAATAGTTCGACTATCCAAACCACAAAAACGAAGTCAACATAAGTTTTATTTAAATTGTAAAAATGAGGTTCTCCAAGGAAAGCCTGTTAAAGAAATTTTAGAGAGAGAAGAATTTTCTGACACTAACAATGAACTCAGCCACGAACTATTTTGGCGAGTCATCACTAATAGTCTATCAGAATTCAACAGCCAAGTTGGTAGTAATCTAATCATTTATCTTTTAAATAATATAACGAATCACTCTTTTTTTTCTAATAAAGATATTGGCGTTGGTTTGCGAGATGACTTAGTTTTCTTTTTAATAAAATTATTAGACCAAGTTGGCTGGAGTGACTCAAATGGAAAACATTATAATAATACTGAAGAATATATATCTGAGATTACTGAATGGGTTTTTGGTGAAAAAAGACATAAGGACGAGGGTGTTATTTCAACATTAGGAATGGAAGAAAGAGGGGTTCTGGGTCTTTATGACCTGCTCGTATTCCGTTTATATTGCAGCGCAGATCGAGGTGGGCATGAATTTAATTTGCAACGTGCCCTTTCAAAACATAGTGATCCTAAAGCTCCAACAGACGGATTGTTAAATAATATTGCAATTGTGGAGATAAGAAAAATATCACAAAAAATATTTCAGCTTTTTGAAAATCAATATATCAACGCAAATAAAAATATTTTTGATTTAATTGATCGTTTAACATTACCTGAATTAACTGGAAAATATATATCATTTGTTGAAGCAAAAGTTGCTTCAGGCGAAGTTAAGGATATAGATAAAAGGGTTGCAGAGCTGAAGACCCGAATGAAATCTTTTATTACCTATCAATTAGGCAATTCAATGATAAAAAGTGGCATAGGTTGTGGTTATTATGATCAGATAGGAGCACAAGATAAAAATGGTATAAAGGCTAAAATAAATAACTATCTTTTTGACCAATGTTTTAATCCAGTAGAAAATTTAAATAATTATGAGCATTTCGTAGATTATTTACTAATAAATTTTGCTAATATTTTCTCTCCACAAGATGATCGTAAGTATATTCCGCATATCGATGAATTTACAAAGGTTCTTGATAAAGAAAAACTTTTTGAATACTGGAAAAACAATAGCGTCGCCATTAGAAATTTGAACTTAGAATTAAAAAGTAAGGTTGTATTCACTGCAAATTACAATGCATCATATAAGGATGACGTAATTAATGTTTACAATGAACTTGACAAAATGATGCTTGAAGATAAAAGCGAAACTAATGCATGA